A genome region from Leptodactylus fuscus isolate aLepFus1 chromosome 6, aLepFus1.hap2, whole genome shotgun sequence includes the following:
- the CD3E gene encoding T-cell surface glycoprotein CD3 epsilon chain, whose protein sequence is MKPWIILSLLLVGLYVDRSSSASEEEETQNYDFQVQISGLSVELTCPTTGNTELKRNDIKIADVVGPYTLQNYSSDQNGLYSCGIYQLYLHAYVCETCTEVSPTMMISVAIADCLITLGVCLFVYMFCKRKPGQARESGFTKGAHKKGNKERPPPVPNPDYEPIQKRRQDVYDGLNQNLK, encoded by the exons ATGAAGCCATGGATTATTCTGTCTTTGCTGTTGGTTGGACTATATGTTG ATCGATCATCTTCGGCTTCGGAGGAAG AGGAGACGCAAAATTACGATTTCCAGGTACAAATCTCAGGACTCTCAGTGGAATTGACCTGTCCTACAACAGGAAATACTGAATTAAAAAGAAATGATATAAAGATTGCAGATGTGGTAGGGCCATACACCCTGCAAAATTATTCATCAGATCAAAATGGATTATACTCCTGTGGTATCTACCAACTCTATCTGCATGCATACG TATGTGAAACCTGCACTGAGGTCTCTCCTACCATGATGATTTCTGTTGCGATAGCCGACTGCCTGATCACACTTGGAGTTTGCCTGTTTGTCTATATGTTCTGCAAGAGAAAACCTGGTCAAGCCCGAGAAAGTGGATTTACTAAAGGAGCTCACAAAAAAG gaaACAAAGAACGTCCTCCGCCTGTTCCCAATCCTGATTACGAG CCAATTCAGAAAAGAAGACAAGACGTGTACGATGGATTAAATCAAAATTTAAAATAA